The Malus domestica chromosome 10, GDT2T_hap1 genome contains a region encoding:
- the LOC139188881 gene encoding uncharacterized protein isoform X2 — protein sequence MILPYFNGERPLCNWSPTRVQPLATGYRTSSLKNIVFRSLMYSRVHLVNLERSNGVQHGSLKLLSRDAYAIPYVIIEYLPKWDYLQKSFLEMVYSGDQYSEHNGQAFTS from the exons ATG ATTTTACCTTATTTCAATGGTGAAAGGCCACTTTGCAATTGGTCACCAACGAGGGTGCAACCACTTGCAACTGGTTACAGAACTTCTT CCTTGAAAAACATCGTTTTCAGAAGCCTTATGTACTCAAG GGTTCATTTGGTGAATCTGGAAAGGTCAAATGGTGTGCAACATGGGTCGTTAAAACTATTATCAAGAGACGCATATGCAATCCCATATGTGATTATAGAGTATCTACCAAAA TGGGATTATCTACAGAAAAGTTTTCTAGAAATGGTTTACAGCGGAGACCAGTATTCAGAACACAATGGACAAGCCTTTACAAGCTAA
- the LOC108175276 gene encoding uncharacterized protein — translation MKAFSTLLKLKDSDKFVWNDEHQAAFTQIKVSLTNPPVLVPPRRGKPLKLYISAAEESIGCLLAQDNDAGREQAIFYLSRNLSQPEINYPAVKKLCLAVFFAASKLRHYMLPSVTQVIAQTDVIRYMVTRPIVKGRIRKWTMALSEFSLQYVAQKGVKGQALADFLAQHPSPYGFGGNDVEIGMVQTRDNHWTMYFDGSSTSSSAGVGIVIQSPNHDRWLFSLKLDFECTNNQAEYEALIVGLGILHDLRATRALVLGDSELVINQLNGSFCCMSCTLAPYHITASYLAESFDSITFKHISRSYNTDADELAQIASGAQLLGGKLGREIPVLRQLYLALVNQQVLQRDNVIRTRVMSLPSLLDRDDPVDVCAVEAVPDDWRKPIMQYLDNPNGKHDRKTRVHATNYVMYQNELY, via the coding sequence atgaaagcgttctccacgcttttgaaactcaaggattcagataaatttgtgtggaacgacgagcatcaggcggcgtttacgCAAATTAAAGTCTCCCTCACGAACCCACCTGTCCTGGTTCCTCCTCGGCGTGGTAAGCCTCTTAAGCTCTATATCTCGGCGGCCgaagagtccatcggctgcctccttGCACAAGATAACGACGCCGGACGAGAGCAGGCTATTTTTTATCTCAGCCGCAATCTCAGTCAACCGGAGATCAATTACCCAGCCGTCAAGAAGCTGTGCCTGGCCGTGTTTTTCGCTGCTTCCAAGCTTCGGCATTATATGCTCCCATCAGTTACCCAAGTCATTGCTCAGACCGACGTCATCCGCTACATGGTCACCCGACCAATCGTAAAGGGCCGCATTAGGAAATGGACCATGGCACTGTCTGAATTTAGCTTGCAGTACGTAGCCCAGAAAGGTGTCAAGGGCCAGGCACTGGCTGATTTCCTTGCTCAACATCCCTCCCCATACGGTTTTGGGGGCAACGACGTTGAAATCGGCATGGTTCAGACGCGCGACAACCactggacgatgtactttgacGGCTCCAGTACGTCATCTTCGGCGGGCGTGGGAATTGTCATTCAATCCCCAAACCACGATCGCTGGTTATTTTCGCTTAAGTTGGATTTTGAATGCACCaacaatcaggccgaatacgaagccctaatCGTCGGCCTTGGAATTCTTCATGACCTGCGGGCAACCCGCGCCCTCGTCCTCGGCGACTccgaacttgtgattaaccaactcaatGGTTCTTTttgttgcatgagttgtaccctggcgccttaccacataaccgccagctatttggccgagtccttcGACAGTAttacatttaaacatatttccCGGAGTtataataccgacgcagacgaaTTGGCTCAAATTGCCTCCGGCGCACAACTcttggggggcaagctaggccgagaaatacccGTGTTGCGACAGCTATACCTGGCCTTGGTTAACCAACAAGTCCTCCAGCGCGACAACGTGATACGTACAAgagtcatgtccttaccttcgttgttagatcgaGACGACCCTGTGGACGTTTGTGCCGTCGAGGcagtaccagatgattggagaaagcccattatgcagtacctcgATAATCCCAATGGTAAACACGATCGCAAGACAAGAgttcacgccacgaactatgtcatgTATCAGAACGAGTTATACTGA
- the LOC139188881 gene encoding uncharacterized protein isoform X1 — translation MILPYFNGERPLCNWSPTRVQPLATGYRTSSLKNIVFRSLMYSRVHLVNLERSNGVQHGSLKLLSRDAYAIPYVIIEYLPKVQITINLGLSTEKFSRNGLQRRPVFRTQWTSLYKLILPVIETMSFDSLLACFLTWREIESVFQYSVLLDVQQSGNSFWNCSLELVILIQNERAIIFFLRSACM, via the exons ATG ATTTTACCTTATTTCAATGGTGAAAGGCCACTTTGCAATTGGTCACCAACGAGGGTGCAACCACTTGCAACTGGTTACAGAACTTCTT CCTTGAAAAACATCGTTTTCAGAAGCCTTATGTACTCAAG GGTTCATTTGGTGAATCTGGAAAGGTCAAATGGTGTGCAACATGGGTCGTTAAAACTATTATCAAGAGACGCATATGCAATCCCATATGTGATTATAGAGTATCTACCAAAAGTACAAATCACTATCAATT TGGGATTATCTACAGAAAAGTTTTCTAGAAATGGTTTACAGCGGAGACCAGTATTCAGAACACAATGGACAAGCCTTTACAAGCTAATCCTGCCGGTAATAGAAACTATGTCCTTCGACTCTCTGCTTGCATGCTTTTTAACATGGAGAGAAATTGAATCTGTATTTCAATATAGTGTTCTTCTTGATGTCCAACAGTCTGGAAATAGTTTTTGGAATTGTAGTTTAGAATTAGTGATCTTGATTCAGAATGAAAGGGCTATAATTTTCTTCCTACGTTCCGCATGTATGTAA